A genomic window from Salvia miltiorrhiza cultivar Shanhuang (shh) chromosome 5, IMPLAD_Smil_shh, whole genome shotgun sequence includes:
- the LOC130986800 gene encoding glycine-rich protein 5-like isoform X1, which produces MMASKAIVWISFFLVVLLFISSSQAAASIKPHDAVNNAKYGGGGGGGGGGGGGGGGYGGGGSGGGYGNGGGGSGGGYGNGGGGGGYGHGGGYGGGNGGGNGGGYGGGFGGGGGHCHHGCCRCCTYAGEKADVQPHAKP; this is translated from the exons ATGATGGCTTCCAAAGCGATCGTTTGGATAAGTTTTTTCTTAGTTGTGCTTCTTTTCATTTCCTCATCACAAGCCGCAGCATCCATTAAACCTC ACGATGCAGTTAATAATGCCAAATACGGaggtggtggcggtggaggtggtggtggtggcggaggcggtggtggcTACGGAGGGGGAGGTTCTGGCGGAGGTTATGGTAATGGCGGCGGAGGTTCTGGCGGAGGTTATGGTAatggaggcggaggcggaggttATGGTCATGGAGGCGGATACGGAGGCGGAAACGGAGGCGGAAACGGCGGCGGATACGGTGGCGGCTTCGGTGGCGGCGGTGGCCACTGCCATCATGGCTGTTGTCGTTGCTGCACCTATGCTGGTGAGAAGGCAGATGTTCAACCTCACGCAAAGCCCTAA
- the LOC130986800 gene encoding putative glycine-rich cell wall structural protein 1 isoform X2, with the protein MMASKAIVWISFFLVVLLFISSSQAAASIKPLNNAKYGGGGGGGGGGGGGGGGYGGGGSGGGYGNGGGGSGGGYGNGGGGGGYGHGGGYGGGNGGGNGGGYGGGFGGGGGHCHHGCCRCCTYAGEKADVQPHAKP; encoded by the exons ATGATGGCTTCCAAAGCGATCGTTTGGATAAGTTTTTTCTTAGTTGTGCTTCTTTTCATTTCCTCATCACAAGCCGCAGCATCCATTAAACCTC TTAATAATGCCAAATACGGaggtggtggcggtggaggtggtggtggtggcggaggcggtggtggcTACGGAGGGGGAGGTTCTGGCGGAGGTTATGGTAATGGCGGCGGAGGTTCTGGCGGAGGTTATGGTAatggaggcggaggcggaggttATGGTCATGGAGGCGGATACGGAGGCGGAAACGGAGGCGGAAACGGCGGCGGATACGGTGGCGGCTTCGGTGGCGGCGGTGGCCACTGCCATCATGGCTGTTGTCGTTGCTGCACCTATGCTGGTGAGAAGGCAGATGTTCAACCTCACGCAAAGCCCTAA